ACGTTAAAAAACGCACGACCTGGCTTGCCCACTGCACGTGGCCAATCTTCCGCTAAGTGAAATTTCCCTGTCATCGTCGCAATGTCATTGACTTTGGTGACTTTCGGTTGCCACTTCATGTCATACCATTGAATACTACGCATACGCAGGAACGGTTCTTGCGAACGTTCACCATGTGCTGCTGCAGGTGCTACATCTACTACCAGCGTAACCGCCAGTGATGCCGCTCCAATTGCGGCTCCGTACAGGCCTAATACGCCCAGCTTAAAAATGCTTTTTATATTCATTATTTGATCCCCTGTGCAAAGCCTTTTTCACCAAAAGCTGTTACGTCGTTCTTCATCGAGATACGACCTCTTTCTCCTTTAACATAGTAGAAAGCGGTGCAATAAAGTTTGCCAAAGTACCACCATACGCAGAACATCAGCATCGATACAAAAGCTGCAAAGAAGGCCGCAATCACTGTGGTATGTCCACCAAATGTACGCAGCGAGCCTTGCTCAATTAAACGTACGTATTCTGGTGTACCTGTACGTACATACAGGAAACCGGTGTAGTCAGCTACTGACAACAATACACCTTCTACTACCACTGGTAAGTGGGTTGGACCAAATATTGGCCAGTTACCTGGATAGAAAAACAATCCAAAGAAACCGCCGCCTAACAGTGCTGTAACCAGCCAGTTACCCGTTAATAACATGATTGTATCCATCATCAACGCGCCTGGAATCATGGTTGATGGTAATACAAAGTTAAGTGGGTAATGTGACCACCAGTAAAATCCCCAGTAACGGGTCAACCATT
The sequence above is a segment of the Thermodesulfovibrionia bacterium genome. Coding sequences within it:
- a CDS encoding methane monooxygenase/ammonia monooxygenase subunit A; this encodes MSRTDEIIAAAKMPPEAVKMSRYIDAVYFPILCILLVGTYHMHFMLLAGDWDFWLDWKDRQWWPVVTPIVGIMYCAALMYYLWVNYRLPFGATLCIVCLLVGEWLTRYWGFYWWSHYPLNFVLPSTMIPGALMMDTIMLLTGNWLVTALLGGGFFGLFFYPGNWPIFGPTHLPVVVEGVLLSVADYTGFLYVRTGTPEYVRLIEQGSLRTFGGHTTVIAAFFAAFVSMLMFCVWWYFGKLYCTAFYYVKGERGRISMKNDVTAFGEKGFAQGIK